A DNA window from Maribellus comscasis contains the following coding sequences:
- a CDS encoding Gfo/Idh/MocA family oxidoreductase: MSKINQTSRRRFLKSALVAGAGFTVVPRHVLGGNGFIPPSDQLTKAIIGVGGMGRGHIPYEGTRVVAICDVDTEHLALAQSKIDYDVKKFHDFREVCHLPEVDIVHIATPPHWHGLMAVEAAKAGKDIWCEKPMTRTIGEGKKVVEAVNAHGRMFRLNTWFRFKDTFYGLGTDVKPLKKIIDSGILGWPLKVTVSGITGYDWKFYWSGEHNLKPMPVPENLDYDFWLGPAPYKPYNPNRVHAKFRGYWDYDGGGLGDMGQHYLDPVQYLLGKDDTSPVKIEVDAPQQHYDAVGSWRRITYTYADGCQIILDGENRDKDAAYIEGPNGKIFRGFKSDIPNLHKFLETLPDPEPQISIFSESVKTRKKFALNETNGFRSATMVNLGIIAVRLGRTLHFDPEQLEFIDDEGANKMINQPMRAPWTI; encoded by the coding sequence GAAGACGGTTTTTGAAAAGTGCATTGGTTGCAGGAGCCGGTTTTACCGTTGTTCCGCGCCATGTTCTGGGAGGCAATGGTTTTATTCCACCTTCCGATCAGCTCACAAAAGCCATTATCGGAGTTGGAGGGATGGGACGCGGCCACATCCCCTACGAGGGAACCCGCGTTGTTGCTATTTGCGATGTTGACACTGAACATTTGGCACTGGCACAAAGTAAAATTGATTACGACGTAAAAAAATTTCACGATTTCAGGGAAGTTTGCCATTTACCGGAAGTTGATATTGTGCACATTGCCACGCCTCCCCACTGGCACGGGCTAATGGCTGTTGAAGCAGCAAAAGCCGGAAAAGATATTTGGTGTGAAAAACCAATGACCCGAACCATCGGAGAAGGTAAAAAAGTGGTGGAAGCCGTAAATGCTCATGGAAGAATGTTTCGACTAAACACCTGGTTTCGTTTTAAAGATACTTTTTACGGACTGGGAACAGATGTAAAACCACTTAAAAAAATTATTGACAGCGGAATTCTGGGATGGCCGTTAAAAGTTACCGTGAGCGGAATTACCGGCTACGACTGGAAATTTTACTGGAGCGGGGAACACAATTTAAAACCTATGCCGGTACCGGAAAACCTCGATTACGATTTTTGGCTGGGGCCTGCTCCATATAAACCTTACAACCCAAACCGTGTGCACGCGAAATTTCGCGGGTACTGGGATTACGATGGCGGCGGATTAGGTGATATGGGGCAGCATTATCTCGACCCGGTTCAATATTTGCTGGGAAAAGACGATACCAGCCCGGTAAAAATTGAAGTGGATGCCCCACAACAACACTACGATGCAGTAGGCTCATGGAGGAGAATTACCTATACTTATGCCGATGGTTGCCAAATAATATTGGATGGTGAAAACCGGGATAAAGATGCGGCATATATTGAAGGACCAAACGGAAAAATTTTCAGGGGATTTAAATCAGACATTCCTAATCTTCACAAATTCCTGGAAACACTTCCTGATCCCGAGCCACAAATTTCCATTTTCTCGGAATCGGTAAAAACACGCAAAAAATTTGCATTAAATGAAACCAATGGGTTCCGTTCAGCAACAATGGTAAATCTGGGAATTATTGCAGTGCGACTTGGAAGAACACTTCATTTTGATCCTGAACAACTTGAGTTTATCGATGACGAGGGGGCAAACAAAATGATCAATCAACCCATGCGTGCTCCATGGACAATTTAA